The following coding sequences lie in one Corynebacterium anserum genomic window:
- a CDS encoding AbfB domain-containing protein, which translates to MSVLSLLTRGALAAIVLTASINTASAAQADIPVKILAGDGGIVQEQCGKQPQQIRVDSSSVSTFSVCFALTKPTGWAAMNLTGSYGVVNNLTVDVNVAFKLPDGAVYWQDAVHPGQAKSIDVNNAGSTIVELQVIPVATNNGASSATLIPGTDDAPNYVSLRSASAAASGRTVRVTWAGVTTTPLSRNSSFLDRLDGSFLVAKGLSDPACVSLESAAYPGMYLQATSPTDFSLSSTPSASHATWCPNPATTPVTSTRLVWATDRTKALAITSQGSLVLGAVDSADSRWFTDQALARP; encoded by the coding sequence ATGTCCGTCTTATCTCTACTCACACGTGGCGCTCTTGCTGCCATAGTCCTGACCGCTAGTATCAACACCGCGTCTGCTGCTCAGGCTGACATTCCGGTCAAAATCCTGGCGGGTGATGGTGGCATTGTCCAAGAACAGTGTGGGAAACAACCCCAACAAATCCGTGTGGACTCATCTTCGGTTTCAACTTTCTCGGTCTGCTTTGCCCTCACCAAACCCACCGGGTGGGCGGCGATGAATCTCACTGGCTCATATGGTGTGGTGAACAACCTCACCGTTGACGTCAACGTGGCATTTAAGCTTCCTGATGGAGCTGTGTATTGGCAAGATGCTGTCCACCCTGGTCAAGCTAAGAGCATCGATGTCAACAATGCTGGATCCACCATCGTTGAGTTACAAGTCATTCCCGTTGCTACGAACAATGGCGCCTCCAGCGCCACCTTGATACCCGGCACCGACGATGCACCGAACTATGTATCTCTTCGCTCAGCGTCCGCAGCAGCATCCGGCCGCACTGTCCGTGTGACGTGGGCTGGCGTCACCACAACGCCCCTGTCACGCAACAGTTCTTTTCTCGACCGTCTCGACGGGTCCTTCCTTGTCGCTAAAGGACTATCCGATCCAGCCTGTGTGTCCTTGGAATCCGCAGCGTATCCCGGCATGTATTTGCAAGCCACCAGCCCTACCGACTTTTCGTTGTCTTCTACGCCCAGTGCTTCTCATGCCACATGGTGTCCCAATCCTGCCACCACACCCGTGACATCCACTCGATTGGTGTGGGCTACTGATCGCACCAAAGCACTGGCGATAACAAGCCAAGGTTCCCTGGTGCTCGGCGCGGTTGACTCTGCAGATAGCAGATGGTTTACAGATCAAGCTTTAGCACGCCCCTAG
- a CDS encoding LGFP repeat-containing protein: MKQTSSCLRFRRLVMGIATITAVCSVTTAAQATVIYGYPITGKIEEAFHRLGGVQHFGNATTPESVAVNNGRFQHFRNNASIYWHPNVDRGTAHAVEGRIRDKWSDLGWERSVVGYPITDETTTPDGIGRFNHFHNGSIYWSPKTDAHQIGGAIRDKWAAQGWETGSLGYPHTDEVAAPDKIGRFNRFDNGFIYWSPATGAHIVPTDIFEIWAANGWEAGKLGYPTTDSYKTNGSVKQEFQKGAIQIFPPTGQVLQRFDNAAYSSYQQIYPLFTVDQVSGIHPAGAHREVSQHMGKYFPLPGCPDVLTVGTTCAMPTAGGQTGPVAVTRIADTGFTLTTQAGHPEGEGRILNIRFDTVTAPTSAEPTVIFSDDTQRSKYIGSDKTWIRVIVEAFGTTSTSRVAGPFISDHVGRQIFGNFATTLRARLPEATTIYASVTPQR, from the coding sequence ATGAAACAAACTTCTTCTTGTCTGCGCTTCCGCCGGCTAGTTATGGGCATTGCTACGATTACGGCTGTCTGTTCGGTTACCACAGCAGCGCAGGCCACAGTGATTTACGGGTACCCCATCACCGGCAAGATCGAAGAAGCATTCCATCGCCTCGGTGGCGTGCAACATTTTGGCAACGCGACCACACCGGAATCCGTTGCTGTTAACAATGGTCGTTTCCAGCACTTTCGCAACAATGCGTCGATCTACTGGCACCCAAACGTGGATCGTGGAACCGCACATGCTGTGGAAGGCCGCATCCGCGACAAGTGGTCAGATCTGGGTTGGGAACGTTCCGTGGTGGGATACCCAATTACTGATGAAACCACCACGCCTGATGGCATCGGCCGGTTTAACCATTTTCATAATGGTTCAATCTATTGGTCGCCTAAAACTGACGCTCATCAGATTGGCGGAGCTATCAGAGACAAATGGGCAGCGCAAGGGTGGGAGACTGGTTCCCTAGGCTACCCCCACACCGATGAGGTCGCTGCGCCGGATAAAATCGGGCGTTTTAATCGCTTTGACAATGGATTTATCTACTGGAGCCCTGCTACCGGAGCTCACATCGTTCCCACCGATATTTTCGAGATCTGGGCAGCCAACGGCTGGGAAGCTGGGAAACTCGGTTACCCTACCACCGACAGCTATAAAACCAACGGCAGTGTGAAACAAGAGTTTCAAAAAGGTGCCATTCAAATCTTTCCTCCCACCGGTCAGGTGCTTCAGCGCTTCGATAACGCAGCCTATTCCAGTTATCAGCAGATCTATCCCTTATTCACCGTCGATCAAGTATCGGGTATTCACCCAGCTGGCGCCCACCGTGAAGTTTCCCAGCACATGGGTAAGTACTTCCCTTTGCCAGGCTGCCCAGACGTCCTGACAGTTGGTACGACATGTGCTATGCCCACTGCCGGTGGACAAACCGGGCCAGTCGCCGTCACGCGCATTGCAGATACTGGTTTCACCTTGACCACACAAGCTGGTCATCCTGAGGGAGAAGGAAGGATCCTCAATATTCGCTTCGATACCGTCACCGCTCCCACTTCAGCAGAACCCACCGTGATTTTCAGCGACGATACACAACGCAGCAAGTACATAGGGTCTGACAAAACCTGGATCCGTGTGATAGTTGAAGCCTTCGGTACAACGTCCACTTCTCGGGTCGCAGGACCATTCATTTCAGACCACGTCGGCCGGCAGATCTTTGGTAATTTTGCCACTACCCTGCGCGCCAGGCTGCCAGAAGCAACCACTATTTACGCATCAGTAACACCCCAACGCTGA
- a CDS encoding glycosyltransferase family 87 protein — protein sequence MPFPSSSARGQSRTREGNLRSDHNRPRILSGYVVALSVIAGLVNVLYWSGRQQPDDWSSLWIAGVLVKNGNSAHIYDFDPIDFAAWSGPAWQKVIETNELSPYPHPFVHIPGVAYIIAPFTHFLSFEDSVMCLTALCGACLPLLVSASWTLWSRTTLPLHILLAATIAAWYTTAFQTGMWLGQTTPIILTMTVCGIAAARHHPLTAGVLLGLAGIVKLTPLGLIPLMLVFRHYRRSAVATTVTAALAALASLTVGGRELFATWLDRIHRLSDSVVVSGANRSFASAALRDKSTAGPVAPLVDDIPNFVSVIPIAIAVILFAAIIWAASRQHQQAAPLILIGAYATATATSSLMWHHYLLICTPLAIGIAVHSQHLTSGVREIFRVLLLVTLLLLYPPLNDDFIPVLSLHGLPLSGLALPWAGFTALVSLIALLAVSAAAPPRSQQVVPVEPGKISTTPRRKGGKHAKPKNSLWRRMQ from the coding sequence ATGCCATTTCCTAGTTCTTCTGCTCGTGGTCAATCTAGGACTAGGGAGGGCAATCTTCGATCCGACCATAACCGTCCCCGGATACTCTCCGGCTATGTAGTGGCGCTATCCGTTATTGCTGGTCTGGTCAACGTTCTGTACTGGAGCGGTCGGCAGCAACCTGATGATTGGTCATCACTGTGGATCGCGGGGGTTCTCGTCAAAAACGGCAATAGCGCGCATATCTACGACTTTGATCCCATTGACTTTGCCGCCTGGTCAGGCCCCGCCTGGCAGAAGGTTATCGAAACCAATGAGCTATCTCCTTACCCCCACCCGTTCGTCCACATTCCTGGCGTCGCTTATATCATCGCCCCCTTTACTCACTTCCTGAGCTTCGAGGATTCCGTCATGTGCCTTACAGCTCTGTGCGGGGCATGCCTACCACTGCTTGTGAGCGCGTCATGGACACTGTGGTCACGAACAACGTTGCCGCTTCACATACTGCTGGCCGCCACCATAGCAGCCTGGTACACCACTGCATTCCAGACTGGCATGTGGCTAGGGCAGACCACCCCGATTATTTTGACCATGACAGTCTGCGGCATCGCCGCCGCTCGCCACCATCCTCTAACCGCCGGAGTGCTACTCGGCCTGGCCGGCATTGTGAAACTCACCCCTCTCGGCCTCATCCCCCTAATGCTTGTATTCCGTCATTATCGGCGCAGTGCTGTAGCTACTACAGTAACGGCAGCCCTCGCTGCGCTGGCATCTTTGACTGTTGGTGGGAGGGAATTATTCGCCACCTGGCTGGATAGAATCCACCGCCTGTCCGACTCCGTGGTGGTCTCCGGAGCCAACCGCTCCTTCGCTTCTGCAGCACTGCGCGACAAATCTACCGCCGGCCCAGTAGCTCCTCTTGTTGATGATATTCCCAATTTCGTCTCGGTAATCCCCATCGCTATAGCAGTAATACTTTTCGCTGCCATCATCTGGGCTGCATCACGACAACACCAACAGGCAGCACCGCTGATACTCATCGGCGCATATGCCACCGCAACAGCCACATCGAGCCTCATGTGGCACCACTACTTGTTGATATGCACTCCCCTTGCCATTGGCATCGCGGTGCATTCACAACATCTCACATCCGGTGTGCGCGAGATCTTCAGAGTGCTCCTCCTAGTTACACTACTTCTGCTGTATCCTCCGCTCAATGACGACTTTATCCCAGTCTTATCCCTGCATGGTCTGCCCCTAAGCGGACTAGCATTGCCGTGGGCTGGTTTCACTGCTCTCGTGTCGCTCATCGCCTTACTCGCTGTATCCGCCGCAGCACCACCACGGTCGCAACAAGTCGTTCCTGTTGAACCGGGGAAGATCTCAACAACACCCCGGCGAAAAGGCGGCAAACACGCGAAGCCTAAGAACTCATTATGGAGGCGAATGCAGTAG
- a CDS encoding nucleobase:cation symporter-2 family protein has protein sequence MSATTNTTAGDTAAKAVHPVDEKPPLSKLFFFGLQHVLAMYAGAVAVPLIVGGAMVQAGELQPGDIPHLIVADLFVAGIASVIQTIGFWRFGARLPVIQGVSFVAVAPMIAIGSQHGITAIYGSVIACGIMMMLLAPVFGKIVKYFPPLVTGTIMTCIGLSLISVPAGWITNANGPADKVGSAENFFLAIVALVTVIVIHRFASAQWRPMAVLGGVLVGTIVGQFIGATNWSKIGDANWVGLPEPFMFGFPTFEVASIFTMLIVGLVIMTETSSDIIAIGNITGRRANKRILSDGLRADGLSTMLGGIFNTFPYAAFAQNVGLISLSRVFSRYVVAVSGVILVLLGLLPKMGAAVSSVPMPVLGGAGVALFGMVTASGIRTLSTIDWTEGRTLIVGVSITISALPSVAPGFYDHMPDTLGMVLHSGITAGAICVIVMNLLLNREDGGHMDESVLMDELEDSGSPSGAA, from the coding sequence GTGTCTGCGACGACAAACACCACAGCAGGTGACACCGCTGCGAAGGCAGTCCACCCGGTGGACGAGAAGCCTCCACTAAGCAAACTCTTCTTTTTTGGCCTGCAGCATGTGTTGGCCATGTACGCCGGCGCGGTGGCGGTGCCACTGATCGTTGGCGGTGCAATGGTTCAGGCTGGTGAGCTTCAGCCCGGAGATATCCCGCACCTCATCGTTGCAGACCTGTTCGTAGCGGGTATTGCATCGGTTATTCAAACGATCGGCTTCTGGCGTTTTGGAGCGCGCCTGCCCGTGATTCAGGGCGTGTCCTTCGTAGCCGTGGCACCAATGATCGCTATCGGTTCCCAACACGGCATCACCGCGATCTATGGTTCCGTGATTGCCTGCGGCATCATGATGATGCTGCTAGCCCCGGTATTCGGAAAGATTGTGAAGTATTTCCCTCCGCTAGTCACCGGGACCATCATGACGTGCATTGGCTTGTCGTTGATTTCTGTTCCTGCGGGCTGGATCACCAATGCGAACGGGCCTGCGGATAAGGTCGGTTCGGCGGAAAACTTTTTCCTGGCTATTGTGGCGCTCGTTACTGTTATTGTGATCCACCGTTTTGCCTCGGCGCAGTGGCGGCCGATGGCTGTGCTCGGTGGCGTGCTTGTGGGCACTATTGTGGGGCAGTTTATTGGTGCCACGAACTGGTCCAAGATTGGCGACGCAAACTGGGTCGGCCTTCCGGAACCATTCATGTTCGGGTTTCCAACCTTCGAAGTGGCATCGATTTTCACCATGCTTATCGTTGGTTTGGTCATCATGACCGAAACCTCCAGCGACATCATCGCTATCGGCAACATCACCGGTCGGAGAGCAAACAAACGCATTTTGAGCGATGGTCTGCGCGCAGATGGACTGTCCACCATGCTGGGCGGTATCTTCAACACCTTCCCTTACGCTGCTTTCGCACAAAACGTGGGTCTGATTTCCCTGTCGCGTGTGTTCTCCCGCTATGTGGTTGCAGTCTCAGGTGTGATTTTGGTGCTGCTTGGGCTTCTGCCAAAAATGGGAGCGGCGGTTTCTTCGGTTCCCATGCCTGTCCTGGGCGGTGCAGGTGTGGCTCTCTTTGGCATGGTTACTGCCTCTGGTATCCGTACGCTGTCCACCATCGATTGGACGGAAGGTCGCACGCTGATCGTGGGCGTGTCTATCACGATTTCCGCATTGCCCTCAGTGGCTCCCGGTTTCTATGACCACATGCCGGATACGTTGGGCATGGTTTTGCACTCGGGCATCACCGCTGGTGCGATCTGTGTGATTGTCATGAATCTGTTGCTCAACCGTGAAGATGGTGGGCATATGGATGAATCCGTGCTGATGGACGAGTTGGAAGATTCCGGTTCCCCCTCGGGGGCAGCGTAG
- the uraH gene encoding hydroxyisourate hydrolase, producing MSLSTHILDTSTGLPAQGVSMELVAVDVASKKAEGTPLETATTDNDGRYRFTVDPEPGTYRLRFDTAGYFGDKASLYPFVDIHFTVTEAGPSHLHVPLLLSPFGYSTYRGS from the coding sequence ATGAGCCTTTCCACCCACATTCTCGATACCTCGACGGGTCTACCAGCTCAAGGCGTGAGCATGGAGCTGGTGGCTGTAGATGTGGCGTCGAAAAAAGCGGAGGGTACTCCGCTGGAAACTGCGACAACGGATAACGACGGCCGTTACCGTTTCACCGTAGATCCAGAGCCAGGCACCTACCGTCTGCGCTTTGACACCGCAGGCTACTTCGGGGATAAAGCGAGTCTTTACCCGTTTGTGGATATCCACTTCACGGTGACCGAGGCTGGTCCGTCGCACTTACATGTGCCGCTATTGCTCTCACCTTTCGGCTACTCCACCTACCGCGGTAGCTGA
- a CDS encoding 2-oxo-4-hydroxy-4-carboxy-5-ureidoimidazoline decarboxylase, with the protein MSFSPESLEEFNSADADQVIALLSDLYGSTELATAVVAQRPFDSVDELCTTAQREFESMSDQLVMKSVQAHPPIGATVTAGSLSEKEQQAAMSSAERDKAAAMDRIRELNPKYQETFGHVFLIRASGLTSAEILERMEQRMGNDPDTEWAITREQLAGINELRVRGLFE; encoded by the coding sequence ATGTCTTTTTCACCCGAGAGCCTTGAGGAGTTCAACTCCGCAGACGCTGATCAGGTCATTGCTCTCCTCAGTGACCTCTATGGCAGCACCGAGCTTGCTACTGCTGTGGTAGCCCAGAGGCCATTTGATTCTGTGGATGAACTTTGCACTACCGCGCAGCGGGAGTTTGAATCCATGAGTGACCAGCTGGTTATGAAATCCGTGCAGGCACACCCACCCATTGGCGCGACCGTCACGGCAGGTTCCCTCTCTGAAAAAGAACAGCAAGCAGCCATGTCCTCCGCGGAACGGGATAAAGCAGCGGCTATGGATCGCATCCGCGAGCTGAACCCGAAATACCAGGAGACGTTTGGACACGTGTTCCTCATCCGTGCATCCGGGCTCACCTCCGCAGAGATTCTGGAGCGCATGGAACAACGCATGGGAAATGACCCAGACACAGAATGGGCTATCACCCGTGAACAACTCGCAGGGATTAACGAGCTGCGCGTGCGTGGCTTGTTTGAGTAA
- a CDS encoding urease accessory protein UreD gives MLVNEPRWDPRTDSCRGHQLNPRWDPRLDTAQLTPPIPREVRAFLDREAPSKHSGVLAVGQPGKVGVLELTLGVGQSGRTGLRERFAKAPMSLTRPLYVDPCDKNHAVLYLRTTGGGLAENDRIRQKFVLEEGARATVSTQAATNVHRMNAGVATQWVSFSLGPNACLEYFPGHTTLYGGSRLVQLTECDVPSTASVIAGEMTLLGRVARGEVHEFDAFSLGLRVTRDGRPLLADTVVTVGAGNGRNLMVWGDYPVWGTILAVTPSAFSTPPAQLMDMCRSAVAEIRREDIVAGVSTLVGGAGVMVRIAGYSSVGVREVMGALHDVLRQKILGKSSFDLRRM, from the coding sequence GTGTTGGTTAACGAACCCCGTTGGGATCCCCGCACGGACTCCTGTCGGGGGCACCAACTGAACCCACGTTGGGATCCTCGGCTGGATACGGCCCAGCTGACTCCTCCAATCCCCCGTGAAGTGCGTGCATTCCTCGACCGAGAAGCTCCCTCGAAGCACTCTGGCGTACTCGCGGTAGGACAACCCGGCAAGGTGGGTGTACTGGAGCTGACCTTGGGAGTAGGGCAGAGTGGACGTACTGGGCTGCGCGAACGTTTTGCGAAAGCACCGATGAGCCTCACCCGCCCGCTGTATGTGGATCCGTGCGACAAGAACCATGCGGTGCTTTACTTACGAACTACTGGTGGAGGGTTAGCTGAAAACGATCGCATCCGGCAGAAGTTTGTCCTTGAAGAAGGTGCTAGAGCAACGGTGAGCACTCAGGCAGCGACAAACGTTCACCGTATGAACGCGGGTGTGGCTACTCAATGGGTGAGTTTTTCGCTGGGACCCAATGCGTGTTTGGAATACTTTCCAGGGCACACCACACTGTATGGGGGTTCCCGCTTGGTGCAGCTCACCGAGTGCGATGTTCCATCCACCGCCAGTGTGATTGCCGGTGAGATGACTTTGCTGGGGCGTGTGGCTCGTGGCGAAGTGCACGAATTTGATGCGTTTAGCCTTGGGCTCCGTGTCACTCGCGATGGTCGCCCTTTGCTGGCGGATACTGTAGTCACTGTTGGAGCCGGTAACGGTCGCAACCTCATGGTGTGGGGAGACTATCCGGTGTGGGGAACGATACTTGCCGTAACTCCCTCTGCCTTTTCGACGCCACCTGCTCAGCTCATGGATATGTGCCGCAGTGCTGTGGCAGAGATACGCCGTGAGGACATCGTTGCAGGGGTAAGCACCTTGGTTGGCGGTGCTGGGGTGATGGTTCGTATCGCTGGGTATTCTTCCGTGGGGGTGAGGGAGGTTATGGGTGCGCTTCACGATGTCCTGCGGCAAAAAATACTGGGGAAATCTTCGTTTGACCTGCGCAGGATGTAG
- the ureG gene encoding urease accessory protein UreG translates to MSNSVTGKGSPLRIGIGGPVGSGKTALIEALVPKFVDAGRKVGVITNDIYTQEDAQHIRRELDGVIAGDKVIGVETGSCPHTAVRDDPTMNLMAAADLLDDHPETDTIFFESGGDNLTLTFSPALVDVFVFVLDTAEGEKMPRKRGPGITESDILVINKVDIAQYVRCDLDRMHADAHMVRNDKTVILTNSLDGQGIDELVEALESYRVG, encoded by the coding sequence ATGAGTAATTCAGTGACGGGTAAGGGAAGCCCCCTGCGTATAGGCATCGGCGGTCCGGTGGGATCAGGTAAGACGGCGCTGATAGAGGCGCTGGTGCCAAAGTTTGTGGATGCCGGGCGCAAGGTGGGTGTGATTACCAACGATATTTACACCCAGGAGGACGCGCAGCATATCCGCCGGGAATTAGACGGAGTGATTGCCGGCGATAAGGTCATCGGTGTGGAAACAGGTAGCTGCCCCCACACCGCAGTGCGTGACGATCCGACCATGAACCTTATGGCCGCCGCCGATCTGCTGGATGACCACCCAGAGACGGACACCATATTCTTTGAATCCGGCGGCGATAACTTGACATTGACGTTCAGCCCGGCGCTAGTGGACGTTTTTGTCTTCGTACTGGACACGGCAGAGGGTGAGAAGATGCCGCGCAAACGGGGTCCGGGAATTACGGAGTCTGACATTTTGGTGATCAACAAGGTGGATATTGCCCAGTATGTGCGTTGTGACCTAGACCGTATGCACGCTGACGCTCACATGGTGCGCAACGACAAAACGGTGATACTCACAAACTCTTTGGATGGCCAGGGGATTGATGAGCTGGTCGAGGCGCTAGAAAGCTACCGTGTTGGTTAA
- a CDS encoding urease accessory protein UreF, translating into MTSLTPLLHAVVYGDSAYPSGRYTLSHGLEGLVQLGRVSGHEQCGQALVDHLRHTATPGDGVATALTVLIAEQAGNDEVKQQEALRFLINLDHELTATKITEALRRASTRVGRQTLGVHGEVSQVDGLLSLYSDATMSRQTPGNQAIVLGLIHHAHGLCAEEAVGVELIGLSVGWSSAALRLRQCDHIRAQAMVARTVPLIDELVKDAVEAARDILDTGDLSQVGRASPGLDLASAEHQFAPARLFMS; encoded by the coding sequence ATGACCTCTCTGACACCTCTCCTTCACGCCGTCGTTTATGGCGATTCGGCATACCCTTCTGGGCGTTACACACTGTCGCATGGTTTGGAAGGGCTTGTTCAACTGGGCAGAGTATCCGGCCACGAGCAGTGTGGTCAGGCGCTTGTTGATCACTTGCGCCACACTGCGACCCCTGGTGATGGCGTGGCGACCGCGCTTACGGTTCTTATCGCGGAGCAGGCGGGGAATGATGAGGTTAAACAGCAGGAAGCTTTGCGCTTCCTCATCAACCTTGACCACGAGCTCACCGCCACTAAGATCACCGAGGCGCTGCGGCGTGCGTCGACTCGCGTGGGTCGGCAGACTCTGGGTGTTCACGGTGAAGTGAGCCAGGTAGACGGGTTGCTGTCCCTGTATTCCGACGCCACTATGTCCCGCCAGACACCCGGTAATCAGGCCATCGTGTTGGGTCTTATCCACCATGCGCATGGCCTTTGTGCGGAAGAGGCTGTGGGTGTGGAGTTGATTGGGCTTTCAGTGGGTTGGTCTTCGGCAGCTCTCCGCTTGCGCCAGTGTGATCACATCAGGGCTCAGGCGATGGTGGCAAGGACAGTGCCTCTCATCGACGAGTTGGTGAAGGATGCTGTCGAGGCTGCGCGTGACATCTTAGACACTGGAGATCTCTCACAGGTTGGTAGAGCTAGTCCGGGGTTGGATTTGGCCAGTGCAGAGCATCAATTCGCGCCGGCTCGTTTATTCATGAGTTAG
- the ureC gene encoding urease subunit alpha has protein sequence MSTIDRSRYAEIYGPTEGDLVRLADTNLKIRIEKDYSSASYGDESVYGGGKAVRDGMAQDPTATDPLDSVIVGAIIVDAVAGVVKGDVGIKNGRIVGIGKAGNPNTQDGVDPELVIGPGTEVIVGTHRILTAGGVDTHIHYITPQQAEEGLSNGITTFFGGGTGPAEGTLGTTCTPGADGVKFMLRAAEGLAVSTGFLGKGSASLPDALRGQIAAGAAGLKVHEDWGATPATISNALDVCEEMDVQLAVHTDTLNESGFFQSTARAMGGRTIHTFHSEGAGGGHAPDILRVTGMPNVLPSSTNPTLPYTVNSVEELLDMVMVCHHLSHDIPEDVAFADSRVRAETIAAETVLHDMGLISIFSSDSQAMGRVGESWARAFQTAHHCREQLGELEGDAGDDNNRVLRYVAKLTMNPALAQGIAEHVGSIEKGKLADLVLWPIDSFAAKPHVVLRQGRICWALMGDPNASLATPQPVYYRNQFANYGKALQATRVTYMSQAGIDAGVPEELGLNSLVLPVRGTRTIGKKDMIRNNTLADIQVDPDTYEVRVDGKIATIDPATSLPLAQLHYLF, from the coding sequence ATGAGCACAATCGATCGCTCCCGCTATGCGGAGATTTATGGCCCCACAGAGGGCGACCTGGTTCGTTTAGCGGATACCAACCTCAAGATACGCATCGAAAAGGATTATTCTTCCGCAAGCTATGGTGACGAGTCGGTGTACGGCGGGGGGAAGGCTGTGCGCGATGGCATGGCTCAAGACCCCACAGCCACTGATCCATTGGATAGTGTGATCGTAGGCGCCATCATCGTCGATGCCGTCGCAGGTGTGGTTAAGGGCGATGTGGGCATCAAAAATGGGCGCATTGTGGGGATCGGTAAAGCCGGTAATCCCAACACGCAGGATGGCGTGGATCCAGAACTGGTGATCGGTCCAGGTACAGAAGTCATTGTTGGTACCCATCGCATTCTTACCGCCGGGGGAGTGGATACGCACATCCACTACATCACTCCTCAACAAGCGGAAGAGGGGCTGTCCAATGGCATCACCACATTCTTCGGAGGTGGGACAGGGCCGGCTGAAGGCACATTAGGAACTACGTGTACTCCCGGTGCGGACGGTGTGAAGTTCATGCTCCGTGCCGCGGAGGGGCTGGCGGTCAGTACCGGTTTCCTCGGCAAGGGGTCTGCCAGCTTGCCGGATGCGCTGCGTGGCCAGATCGCCGCTGGAGCAGCTGGTTTGAAGGTTCATGAAGATTGGGGTGCAACCCCCGCCACTATCAGCAATGCGCTGGATGTGTGTGAAGAGATGGACGTGCAGCTCGCTGTGCACACGGACACTCTTAACGAGTCGGGGTTTTTCCAATCAACGGCACGGGCCATGGGTGGGCGCACTATTCACACGTTCCATTCCGAAGGTGCCGGTGGCGGCCATGCCCCTGACATTCTGCGCGTAACTGGCATGCCGAATGTTTTACCTTCCTCTACTAACCCGACCTTGCCATACACCGTGAACTCAGTAGAGGAGCTGCTGGACATGGTGATGGTCTGCCACCACCTATCGCACGATATTCCTGAAGACGTAGCGTTTGCTGATTCCCGTGTGCGCGCAGAGACCATTGCCGCGGAAACCGTACTGCATGACATGGGGTTGATCTCTATTTTCAGCTCAGATTCTCAGGCCATGGGGCGTGTTGGTGAATCATGGGCTCGGGCATTCCAGACGGCTCACCACTGCCGCGAACAATTGGGTGAGTTGGAAGGCGACGCAGGCGACGACAACAACCGCGTCCTGCGTTACGTGGCGAAACTAACTATGAACCCAGCTCTCGCCCAGGGAATTGCGGAACATGTGGGCAGCATTGAAAAAGGAAAACTCGCAGACCTTGTGCTCTGGCCCATCGATTCTTTCGCCGCGAAGCCGCACGTGGTGTTGCGCCAGGGTCGCATCTGCTGGGCGCTCATGGGTGACCCCAATGCTTCTTTGGCTACCCCGCAACCCGTCTACTACCGGAACCAGTTTGCTAACTATGGCAAGGCGCTGCAGGCTACGCGTGTGACGTACATGTCTCAGGCGGGGATCGATGCCGGAGTGCCTGAGGAACTTGGTCTCAATTCTCTTGTTTTACCTGTTCGTGGCACCCGCACGATTGGCAAGAAGGATATGATCCGCAACAACACCCTGGCTGATATCCAGGTTGATCCGGATACCTATGAAGTTCGTGTGGACGGAAAGATCGCCACGATTGACCCGGCGACTAGCCTGCCTCTGGCTCAACTGCACTATCTCTTCTAA
- a CDS encoding urease subunit beta → MSGSTLAYEPQDGEIEINAGRDTTKVVVANTGDRAVQVGSHYHFYEANAALQFDRDAAYGKHLAIPSGLAIRFEPGDEREVELVDFGGRRVLYGFANLVDGALDNPEIKAAAAERLKDFLDNSNAEVHIPTPTEEA, encoded by the coding sequence ATGTCTGGATCAACACTCGCATATGAGCCGCAGGATGGCGAGATAGAGATTAATGCTGGACGTGACACCACAAAAGTGGTGGTAGCGAACACAGGAGACCGCGCTGTGCAGGTTGGCTCCCACTATCACTTCTATGAAGCCAATGCGGCATTACAGTTTGATCGCGATGCGGCGTATGGCAAGCACTTGGCTATTCCATCTGGGCTCGCAATTCGTTTCGAGCCGGGGGATGAGCGAGAAGTAGAGCTCGTGGATTTTGGTGGGCGCCGAGTGCTCTACGGCTTTGCCAATCTCGTCGACGGAGCATTGGACAACCCAGAGATCAAAGCCGCCGCAGCGGAACGCCTCAAAGACTTTTTGGACAACTCCAATGCGGAAGTCCATATTCCAACTCCAACTGAGGAGGCCTAA